A region of Piscinibacter gummiphilus DNA encodes the following proteins:
- a CDS encoding vWA domain-containing protein encodes MRTLAARGGSPLDRRHLRQRDLVAGAPALHCIVIDASGSMVGGGRLAKAKGIAAALADAAWRRRDEVAVLSFSGGHTLVHVPPGRARPRSGVRFATLGGGGGTSLARGLADADALLTRAARRHPHQVRWLWLLTDGRSAQEPGRPHAADHVRIVDLEGGRVNLGRNAALAARWGAGYLAAADFG; translated from the coding sequence GTGCGGACCCTCGCCGCGCGGGGCGGCTCACCGCTCGACCGCCGCCACCTTCGCCAGCGTGACCTCGTCGCGGGCGCACCGGCGCTGCACTGCATCGTGATCGACGCCTCCGGCTCGATGGTGGGTGGCGGGCGGCTCGCGAAGGCCAAGGGCATCGCCGCCGCACTCGCGGACGCGGCCTGGCGGCGGCGCGACGAAGTCGCGGTGCTGTCGTTCTCGGGCGGGCACACCCTGGTGCACGTGCCACCCGGCCGCGCGCGCCCGCGCAGCGGTGTCCGCTTCGCCACGCTCGGCGGCGGCGGTGGCACGTCGCTCGCGCGCGGCCTCGCCGACGCGGACGCGCTGCTCACGCGCGCCGCCCGCCGGCACCCGCACCAGGTCCGCTGGCTGTGGCTGCTGACCGACGGCCGCAGCGCGCAGGAACCCGGACGCCCGCACGCGGCGGACCACGTGCGGATCGTCGACCTCGAAGGCGGCCGCGTGAACCTGGGCCGCAACGCGGCGCTGGCGGCGCGCTGGGGCGCCGGATACCTGGCGGCGGCCGACTTCGGATGA